The DNA region ACTCATCGACGAGTACCGCGACGAGTTCGCCAACCCCTACACCGCCGCCGAACGGGGCTACGTCGACGACGTGCTCGAACCGCCCGAGACGCGCTCGCGGCTGATCGGCGACCTGGAGACGCTACGCTCCAAGCGGAAAGACCACCCGGACCGGAAGCACGGGAACATCCCGCTCTAGAGGTTCCCGCGGGCAGTTCAGCCCGTCTCCACGTTCGCGGCCAGTCGCCACCCGACGACGCCACAGAGCGCGAACCCGTAGGCGTTGAGCGACCCGTGGAGCGTCACCATCCGGCCGATGCTCAGCCCGAGCGGGTTCGTCCCGGAGAACGCCGCGACGCCGTAGCCGAGCGCCAGCGCCATCGACGCCGGCAGTGCGAGCGCCGACACGCCCACGAGCGCGGCCGGCGGGGCGTCCAGCGACGGGACGACCCGGACGAGCACCAGCAGGCCAAACGCCGCCACGGCGAGGGTGAACGCGCCGACCGCGACCACCTCCACCAGCGGCGAGAAGGAGATACCGACCGCGATGATAGCGGGTCCGACCAGGATCACGCCGGCGACGGCGCGCGCCCCGCCCTCGAAGCCGCCGAGGTGTCGGCCCGTCACGCCCGCGAGGACCGGCAGCGCGAACCCGGCGAAGTGGAAGTGGACAGCGGTGAGCAGGACGATCGTCGGATCGAACCAGAAGGTGATCCCGAGGTGCGAGAGGACGAGCGCGACGGCGGCGACCGGGGCGTAGGCGAGGCCGGCGTCGACGAGCGCGGCGGTCAGCGGTCGGATCGTACCTCGCTCGACCGCCCGCGAGACGCCGGCGAGCGCGAGCAGGCTCGTCACGAAGACCCACGGCGCGGCCAGCCCCGCGGCGGTCGGCCCGGCGTCGACCACGAGCGAGAGGGCCATCAGCGCTGCGCCGACGGGGAGGAGCGCCACGGCGGCGCCGAGCAGTCGACCCGGGAGCCCGGCGAACTCCCCGCGCGCGGCCAGTCCGACGCCCAGCGGGACGACGACCAGCGGCGCCAGCGCGAGCGCCCGCTCGACCTGCGAGAGGCCGCCGGCGAGCGCGAGGACGAGCCACAGGCCCGCGCCGAAGACGGCGCTCAGGTCCGCGAGCGTGACGCCGGCGACGAGCCGGGCGAACGGGTCCGATTCGGTCTCCGCCGTGCTGTCCGAACCCGGTTCGTCGCCGCTCATGGCGGCAGCGGGTCGACCCCGGTGACCGGTTTCAGGTCGTCGGGCACCCGCTCCATCTCCCGGCGCTCCTGGGTGAACGACCCGCGGTAGCCGAGGATGTGCCCGACGAGGCCGCTCTCGACGGTCGCGGTGACGTAGAACTGCTCGTCGTCCTCGTCGTATCGGTCGCGGACGGTCACGTCGACCCCGAGCGGGCCGGGTGTCGGGAGATAGCGGCCGCCGACGCGGGTCCACTGTTTGCCCCCCTCGACGACGAGAACACCGTCCTCGACGCGCGGGTGGAGTTCGGAGACGACGTGCCCGCCGGTGCCGAGGAAGTCGAACAGCCGCTCCCGTTCGCGGTCCCACACGGTCGTCGAGTCGAACTGTCGGGTCTTCCCGTCGAAGTCGAACTCCCGGCGGGTGGTCAGCGCCTCGTAGCCCGCGGGGTCGCGCCAGCCGGCGGTCGTCACCGAGAACGGCACGTCCTCGCCGGACTCGGGGAACAGCAGGTTCCGCGCGGGCATCGCGTAGAGAACCGGCAGCGCGACGGCGCCGCGCGTGATGTCCATCAGTCCGCGACCCACGGTCGCGAACGCGTCGTCGGGGCCGAGCGCGTACCGCTCGCGCACGTTCGGGTGCAGGTCGTCGGCCGCCTCGCCAAGCGCGTACTCGTAGACGCCCGTCACAGCACCACCGCCGGCGGAGGATTCATACCGGCACTGATGGGGCGAGCGACAAAACGGTTGCTGGCCGGCTGGGCAGTCGATCCGGGGCAGATCGGCGCGGCGGGGTCGACTGACCGACGTTCAGGACGCTTCCTGGACCATGTCGCGGGCGTCGTCGTCGCTCAGGTCCATGTCGTGTTTCTCTTGGGCGTGTTCCTTGACGTGCTGGATGACCTCCTGCTCGTCCTCGGACTTGATCATGAAGTCGTCTCCCTGGCTGCATTCGACCTGGTAGGCCATACGGCGACCGACGGGCCGCGACGGTATTGCTATGGGGCGGCTTCCGACCGGTAGGCCCTTCCCTGTCAGTCGGTAGCACGACACATCCGCGAGTATCGACGGCCTGTCCCGCTCACTCGTCGCGCACCAACGCGTCGTCGCCGTGGCGTTCGCGCAACTCGCGGAGGTACGCTCGGCTTTCCCGGACGCGCGGGGTCGGTTCCTCGTACGCGTGTTCGAACCACGCCTCGACGTCGGGCTCGTAGGCCTCGGCGGCCTCGACCAGTTCGGCCACCCGCTCGCGGTTGCGCTCCTCGATTTCGGCGACCCGTTCGTCGTCCAGCAGGCCGCGCTCGCGGAGGAACCGTTCCATCCGCGGGATCGGGTCCCGTTCGCGCCAGCGGTCGACCTCCTCGTCGGTGCGGTACCGCGAGGGGTCGTCGGCCGTGGTGTGGGCGCCGAAGCGGTACATCTCCGCCTCGACCAGCGTCGGGCGCAGCTGGTTCTCGGCGGGATCGCGGGCCTTCTCGACGGCCCCCCTCGTCACCTGGTAGACGGCCAGCGGGTCCATCCCGTCGACGCGGACGCCGGCGAAGCCGTAGGCGTCGGCCTTCTCCGCGATGGTCGCGCTGGCGGTCTGGCGCTCCCGCGGGACGGAGATGGCGTACTGGTTGTTGTTGCAGAAGAAGACGGCGGGCGCGTCGAACACGCCCGCGAAGTTGAGCGCCTCGTGGAAGTCCCCCTCCGACGTGGCACCGTCGCCGAAGTGACAGCAGACGACGCGGTCGTCGCCCCGCAGGCGGGCCGCCCACGCCATCCCCGTGGCGTGGGGGAGGTGGCTGGCGATGGAGATGTTCAGCGGGAAGACGTGCTTGGAGGCGAGCCACTCGTTGCCGACCTCGTGGCCCATCCAGTACAGGAGGTACTCGGGTTCGAGCCCGCGGACGGCGACGGCGCCGTGCTCGCGGTACTGGTCGACGATCCAGTCGTCGTCACGGAGCGCGTGGGTCGACGCGACCTGCGCGGCCTCCTGGCCGGCCAGCGGCGGGTAGGTTCCCATCCGGCCCTGGCGCTGGAGGGAGACGGCTCGCTCGTCGAGGTGGCGGGCGAGCTTCATCTCCCGGAACATCGCCACGAGCCGCTCGTCGGACAGGTCGGGCACGGTCGCGTCCTCGCGGACCTGCCCGTCGGCGTCGAGCACCTGCACCAGTCCGTCCTCGGTCCGCGCGACGGCGTCGCTGTCGCTCACTGGTGGTTCGACGGCCAGCAACCGCATAACCGTTTTCCCGGTCGGCGCACGCACGACTCGTCAGCGCGGCCGCCGACCACCCCGGTGTCCGATTAGATTTAAAGGGCGACGCGCGGTACAGGACGGTATGTTCGAGAAGGTCCTCGTCGCGAACCGCGGCGAGATCGCCGTCCGCGTGATGCGAGCCTGCGAGGAGCTGGGGGTCGGGACGGTCGCCGTCTACAGCGAGGCCGACAAACACGCCGGCTTCGTCCGCTACGCCGACGAGGCGTACAACGTCGGCCCCGCCCGCGCGGCCGACTCCTACAACGACGGGGAGGCCGTCATCGAGGCCGCGAAGAAGGCCGGCGCCGACGCCATCCACCCGGGCTACGGCTTCATGGCCGAGAACGCCGACTTCGCCGCCCGCGTCGAGGAGACCGACGGGATCACGTGGATCGGTCCCTCCAGCGAGGCGATGGAGCGGCTCGGCGAGAAGACCCACGCCCGCAAGGTGATGCAGGAGGCCGACGTGCCCATCGTCCCCGGCACCACCGAGTCCGTCGAGGACCCCGAGCAGGTGGTCGAATTCGGCGAGGAACACGGCTTCCCGGTCCTCATCAAGGCCGAGGGCGGCGGCGGCGGCATGGGCCAGGAGGTCGTCGAGAGCGCCGAGGACGCCGAGGAGGCGCTGGAGACCGCCCAGCGCGAGGGCGAGGCGTACTTCTCGAACGCGTCGGTCTACCTGGAGCGGTTCCTCGACAACGCCCGCCACGTCGAGGTGCAGATCATCGCCGACAAACACGGCAACGTCCGCCACGTCGGGGAACGAGACTGCTCGCTCCAGCGCCGCCAGCAGAAGGTCATCGAGGAGGGACCGAGCCCGGCGCTGACCGACGAGTTACGCGAGCAGATCCGCGAGGCGGCCCGCAGAGGCGCCGACGCCGGCGACTACTACAACGCCGGCACCTTCGAGTTCCTCGTCGAGGACGAACAGCGCAACGACGAGGGCCTGCTCGACGCCGACACGGACTTCTTCTTCCTCGAAGTCAACACGCGCATCCAGGTCGAGCACACCGTCACGGAGGAGCTGACGGACATCGACCTCGTGAAGTGGCAGATCCGGGTCGCCGCCGGCGAGGAGATCACCTTCGATCAGGACGACGTGGAACTGGCGGGTCACGCGATGGAGTTCCGGATCAACGCCGAGAACGCCGCCAACGACTTCGCGCCCGCCACGGGCGGTGAGTTCGAGGTGTACGACACCCCAGGTGGTATCGGCGTCCGGGTCGATGACGCCCACCGCCAGGGCGACGAGCTGGTCACCGACTACGACTCGATGATCGCGAAGCTCATCACGTGGGGCGAGGACCGCGAGGAGTGCATCGCCCGCGGCAAGCGCGCGCTGGCCGACTACGAGATCCGGGGCTTCCCGACGATCATCCCGTTCCACCGGATGATGCTCACCGACGAGCCGTTCCTCGAAGGCAGGCACACCACGAAGTACCTCGACGAGGACCTGGACCACGACCGCATCGAGGCGGCCCAGGAGCGCTGGGGCACCGAGTCGTCGGGGGGCGACGACGAGGACGAAGAGGTCGTCGAGCGGGAGTTCACCGTCGAGGTCAACGGCAAGCGCTTCGAGGTCGAGCTGGAGGAGCGGGGCGCGCCCGCCATTCCCACCGGCGGCGACGGCGCCGGTAGCGGCGGTCAGCAGGCCCAGCGGCCCCAGCCGGGCGGTGGCGGCGGGTCGGGTGGCGGCGACTCCGGCGGCGTCTCCGCCGAGGGCCAGGAGATCACCGCGGAGATGCAGGGGACGATCCTCGAAGTGAACGTCGCGGAGGGCGACGAGGTCGCCGCGGGCGACGTGCTCTGCGTGCTGGAGGCGATGAAGATGGAGAACGACATCGTCGCCGAGAGCGCCGGCACCGTGACCGCCGTCGCCGTCAGCGAGGGCGAGTCCGTCGACATGGGCGACACGATGTTCGTGCTGGACTGAGACCGCGGCCGTCCGGGTCCGAGCCCGGAGTGTCCCGCCGACCGACACGGTTTAGTCGCCGAAATTAATATCGTTCGACATGACCGACGACCGGACACCGCTGGTCTCGCTCGCCGACGAGGCGTCGGCGCTGCTGTCCGGCGCCGCCGGCTGGCTGCTCGTCTGGCTGGGACTGTCCGGCGTCGCCGTCGTCGCGGCCCGGGCCGCGAGCGGAACGGTCTGGTCGCCGTGGCCGGCGCTGGTCGCGCTGGCGCTCTCGGTCGTCGCCGTCGCCGCGGGCGTCGCCGTCAACCCGCGGTTCGAGCGAGCGTACGCCCGCTCGCGGTTCGGCCGCGTCCCGACGGTCGAGCGCCGGGCGGTCCGCCCGTCGGAGGCGACCGACGAACCCTGCGTCGTCTGCGGGGGGCCCGTCGACGCCGGCCTCTGCCGGCGCTACCGCGAGGAGGCCGTCGTCGCCGGCGTCCCCGTCTCCGCGAGCGACGGCGAGGAGAACCACTACTGCCTCGACTGCGCCGCCGCCGAACTCGGGATCGACGCTGGGACGACCCCCGACGCGGAGGCGGCCGACGGGTCCCCGCCCGAGGCCGACCCGGAGTCCGACAGCGACGGCGAGCGCATCGCCGACTCGGGGTGACGCCCCCGGGCGGGACCGGGCCGGGAGTACAAGACTTATGAAAACTCGCCGAGGTGATCCGGTAGATGGTCCCCGACAGTTCCCTCTCCAGGCGTCAGGTGCTCGCGAGCGGCGGCGCGGCGGGCGCGCTGCTGGGCGGCGGCGTCCTGGCGCGTCGCCTCCTCCCGACAGCCGCCGGGCGGTCACCGGACGGGTGGCCGATGGTCGCCCGCGACCCCGGCGGCACGGCCTACGCGCCCGAAGCCGACCCGCCGACCGACGGGGTCAAGGTGCGCTGGAAGTACGGACTACCGCCCTGGCCGGGTGCAGACGTGCGCCCCGCACCCGTCGTCGCCGGCGGCGTGGTCTACGCGGTCGGTCCGCACGAGTCGATGCCCCCTCACAGCCCCGAACTGGTCGCCCTGTCGGCGAGTGAGGGGAGTGTGCTGGCGCGCGCTCGGCGGCCGGTCCGGAGCGCGCCGGCGGTCGCGCCCGCCCGCGCCTACCGGGCTCGGACCGTCGCAACGCTGGAAACGCCGACGTTCGACCCCCACCGGCTGGTCGGACTTCCGGGCGCCGACGCCGGCACGGGCGGGTGGCTCGGCGGGGGCGAGTCCGCCCCGTGGACCGGCACCGACGCGACCCGGTGGACGGCGTCGGTCGACGCGGACTCGGACAGCTACAGCCGGATCCGCTTCGGCGGAGCCACGACGCCGCCGCCCGTCGCCGTCGGCGACGCGCTCGTGACGTTCTTCCGGGGGACGCTCGCTGCGGTCGACGGGAGCAGCGGCGCGGTCCGGTGGACGAGCGACGAGGGACTGCCGGCCACACGCCCGGCCGTCCGCGACGGCGCCGCCTACGTCGTCGGTCCCGACCGGGGCGTCCGCAGCTACGACCTCGCGACCGGGGCGAGCACCGACCTGTCGGTCGACCTCCCGGGCCGGCCGATGTACCTCGCGGCGACCCCGGCCCGGCTGTACGTCGCTGGCCAGGGGTGGGTCAGCGCGCACTCGTTCGACGGCTCTGCCGACTGGCGGGCCACGTTCCCCGAGGGGGCGTCGGTGCCGGCCGGGCCGGTCGCCGTCGCCGACGGGACGGTCTACGTCCGGCGCGCGGACACGACCGCGACGCGGCTGTGCGCCCTCGACGCCGATGACGGCTCGGTCCGCTGGGTCTGCGAGGGCGTGACGCCGAGCGAGGCGGCGTACCTCCCGGCGGCGACCGACGACGCGGTGTACGTTCCGACCGACGCGGGCGGGCTGGCGGCGGTCGACGCCGACGACGGGTCGGTCCGCTGGCGGTTCGACCCCGGCACGGAACCGTGTTCGCCCGCCGCCATCGTCGACGACGCCGTGTACGTCGTCGGGAGCGAACACCTCTACGCGCTGGAGGAACCATGAGCGACGAGCGCGACGCGACCGCCGGGGGTTCCGGAGCGCCGACTTCCGGTGAACCGTCCGGCGAGACCGACGGCGGCTATCCGACCGGCCCCGCGGTCGAGCGCGACGACCGGGTACCCCTCACGGGAACCGGCCTGGTCCGCGAGAGTGCCGTCCGCCTGCGTCGGAACCCGAGCGCCTTCCTCGCCATGCTTCTGGCGGGACTGGCGGTCGCGGTCGTCGACTGGGTCCGCCTGGCCGACCCGGTTCCGGTCGCCGCCTTCGAGGGCATCACCGCCGGACGCGTGACGGTCCACTACGGGATCATGGTGAGCGTCCCCGCGGGCGTGTCGACGCCGCTGTCGGCGCTGGCCGGCCTGAAGCCCGGCTGGCTGGCCTGGGTCGCGGCGCTGGAACTGTTCCGGGCCGCGGCGCTCGCGGCGGCCGGCGTCTACGCGTTCGCGACGCTGCTCGACGCCGAGCCGAGTCGTGGGGCAGCGGCCCGCTACGGCCTCGCCTTCGGCGCCCTCGCGCTGCTCCGGGCGTTCGCCCCCAGCGCCGACGTGCCGCTGCTCGTCGGGCTCCCGTTCGTCGCGCTGTACGTCTACGTCGTCGCCCACCTGGTCGCGCTCCCGGCACTGCTCGTCGAGGGCGCGTCGATCCCCGACGCGCTCGGGCGGAGCTGGGGGCTGGCGACCGGCCACGGCTGGGCGCTGGCCGGCGTCGTCGTGGTCCTCGGCCTCGCGACCTACCTCGCGGGGAGCGCGCCCGTCGGGGGTCCGGTTCTGGCGAGCGCCGTCGCGGCCGTGCAGGTCGGGACCGTCGCCGCGTTCGTCCGGCGGGCGCGGCGGACCGACCGGGCCGCCGCGGCGTGACGGCCGACTGGGGCCCGCGTCGGGCACGGCCGGGCGGACCGCGCCGGCTCCGGACCACTTACGGTCGCGCCCGAGAGATGGACGGCCATGCAGGAGACGCGCGAGCGGGTCCTCGACGCGCTGTCCGAGGGGCCGGTCACCGGGCCGGAGCTGGCCGAGCGGCTGGACGTGTCGCGGGCGGCCGTCTGGAAGCACGTCGAGGCGCTCCGGGAGGCGGGCTTCGAGGTCGCGAGCGGCGACGCGGGGTACGAACTGGTCGCGGTCCCCGAGTTCGGCGGCGCGGCCGTCGAGTACGGGCTGGCGGCTCCCTTCGACGTGGAGTTCCACGAGTCGATCCCCAGCACGAACGCCCGTGCCCGCGACCTCGCGGGGGAGGGCGCCGCCGACGTGGCCGTCCTCGCCGACGAGCAGACCGGCGGCCGGGGCCGACTCGACCGGGAGTGGTCCTCCCCGAGCGGCGGGGTCTGGCTGAGCCTGCTGGTGCGGCCGGACGTACCGGCCACCCACGCGCCCGCGTTCACGCTCGCAGCGGCGGTGGCCGTCGCACGGGCCGCTCGCGAGGCCGGTGTCGACGCGCGGATCAAGTGGCCCAACGACGTGGTCGTCCCCGCCGAGGACGCCGACGGCGACGGGATCGAGCGGAAGCTCGCGGGGATCCTCACGGAGATGGAGGGCGAGGCCGACCGCGTCTCGTGGGTCGTCGTCGGGATGGGGATCAACGCCAACGTCGACCCCGCGGACCTGCCGAGCGAGGCGCGACCGGCGACGCTGTCGGCGGAGGCAGGCGAGGTCGACCGGCGGGTGTTCACCCAGCGCGTGCTGGAGGAGTTCGACGACCTGCGCGGTGACCTGGAGTCGGTCGTGCCCGCGTGGCGCGAGCACGCGACGACGCTCGGCAAGCGCGTCCGCGTCGACACGCCCGGCGGCGAGGTCGTCGGCGAGGCCGTCGACGTGACGTTCCCGGGAACGCTCGTCGTCGACACCGGCGACGAGCGGGTAACGGTCACCGCCGGCGACTGCGAGCACCTGCGCCCGGTCGAGTGAAGGGGAGACGGGCGGACGGTCAGACCGGCCGTCTCAGGAGCTCTCGACGCCGGCCGCGGGGTCGGCGTCGGCCTCGACGACCTCGTCGGCCTCGACGGCGCCCTCGCTGACCGGCACCGTCACGACGGGCACGGCCGACTTCCGGACGACCCGCTCGGCGACGCTCCCCAGCAGCAGGCGGTCGATCCCGCCGCGGCCGTGGGTGCCCATCACCACCACGTCGACGGGCTGGTCGCGCGTGTAGCGGACGATCTCGGTGCTCGGCGTCCCCTCGACGGTCTCGGCCTCGACGGCCACGTCGTCGGGGGCCAGCCGCTGGACCCCCTCCAGCGCCGTCTCGCCCTCCGACTCCAGGACGTTGCGGACGCCCTCCCAGGAGGTCTCCATCGGGAGCCCGGTGAAACTCGTCGCGTCGACGACGTACAGCGCCTGAATCGTCGCATCGTGGACCCGCGCCAGTTCCCCCGCGTGGTCGACCACCCGCTCGATGCCCGCCGAGCCGTCCGTCGGCAGCAGGATCGTGTCGTACATCCCCATGCCAGTACGTACCACGCACGGCGGTATAACACTTCGGCAGGATCGGACGGGCCACGTCGAGAGCACGGCAGAGACGGGATCAGGACGGAGAGAGCGGCAGGAGGATGGCTCGCCGTCCGTCGGTCAGGCGCCGGCCATCTCCCGGCAGGACTCCGCGCACTCCTGCAGCACGTCGGCGCAGACCTGGCAGTGGTCGGCGTCGTGCTTGCCGCACTCCTCGGCGCAGGCCTCGCAGGCGTCGGCGCAGGCCTCGGCGAGCGTGGAGCTGAACTGCGAGTCGCGGGCCATGAACCGGGCGTGCAGCGAGGCGAGGTCGGCCACGTCCCGACAGAGCCGGGCGCACTCCTCCATCTCGGCGTCGCCGAGACACTCGTCGGCGCACCACTCGCAGACCTCGGCGGCCTCGTTGCAGTTCTCGATGCACTCGCGCTGCTCGTCGCTCAGGCGGTCGATCCTGGAGACGGTGTCGGCAAGTGACATTGCGTGTTCGGATAGGCGTGTGATTCCAGTCAACACACTGCCTGTATCTCCAAGCGGTGCCGTCCGAACAGTGGATCGGCCGATATCGGTGCCTTCGGGACGGTAGCGGGGGCGTACCGCTCAGCGCTCGGGCAGGTACACGTCGGTCACGTCGGCGACGCCGGCGCGGCGGACGACGGCACGGACGACATCCTGCGCGCCCGCGAGGTTGTCGGAGTCGCCGTCGAGCACCAGCAGTTTGGCGTCGCGGCCGGGCTCGACGAGCCCGCAGTTGCGGTCGGCGATCTCGGCGCCGTTGACCGTCGCCATCCGCAGCACGTCGCGGGCGCTCACGTCCGCGAGCTTCGCGGCGAACTCCATCTCGCGGAACATCGACGGGCTGTTCAGGAAGACGTTGTCCGTGCCGAGCGCGACGGTCGTCCGTTCGAGGAGCTCCTCGATCGGGGGGAAGCCCACGTCGGTGACGAGATTCGAGCGGGGGCAGACGACGACCGGGATCTCGCTGTCTGCCACCCGATCCATGTGCAGTTCCTCGGCGTGGACCATGTGGACGAGGAAGTCGGGATCGAGGTCCAGGGCGGGGTTGATGTCGGAGGCGTCGACCTCGCCGGCGTGGATGCCGAAGGGTTTGCCGGCGCGGGCGGTCGCCGTCCGCTCCCGCGAGAAGTCGGCGTCGTTGGCGCCGCTGGCGCCGAAGCCGTCGGCGGCCTCCATCGCCTCGACCGTCTCCCGGCCCATGACCATCGGGTCGATGGGCAGTCCGTGGACGGCCCGCTCGAAGGCCTCGACGCCCGCGACGCCGCCCTCGCGGAACTCGATGCAGGCCGCCGTCCCGGAATCGACCATGAACTCCAGCGACCGGCGCATCGCCTCTACCTTCTCCTCGGTGCTGGCCTGCCGGAGCAGCCGGTGTTTCAGCCCGTCCGGCGGCGCGACCAGCTCCTCCAGCGAGAGGCCGCCGCCGGCCTCCTTGGCGATGGAGTCGCCGATGTGGGTGTGGGTGTTGACGAACGCCGGGAGGACGATGTCGTCGCTGTGGGTCGGGGCCTCCTCGACGGCCGTAATCTGGCCGTCCTCGACGACGACGCGGCCCTCGACGGGCTCGAACTCGCGCCCGCGGAGGATCCGTCCCTCGAACGTGGTGGAACTCATGACTTGGAGTCGCCCGAGGCGTCAGTTAAAGCCGTCGGGGCGCCCCGACAGCGGGACCCCGGAGCGGGCCTCGGCCTCAATTGAACTCGTCGAGGGTCGCGTGGACGCCGGGGCGCACGTCGCGGACCCGGGTGTCGTCGAGGTCGAGCCCGAGCGTCCGGACGGCGGCGTTGCCGACCCGCTCGGCCGTCTCGGCGGGGGCGTAGACGCCCAGCCGCCACTGGTCGCGCTGGGCGGCCCGCAGGGCGTTGACCAGCGTCGACTGCTCGCTCAGCCGGCGCACCTCGCCGTTCACGAGGACGCGGCTCGACGACTCCTTCATCGAGGGGCGGTCGGGCACGTCGAGGATCACGGCGTCGGGGTCGACGTTGGCCTCGTCGGCGACTGCGCGCTCGTGGTCGTGGATGGCCTCCTGGTCGGCGTCGAGCAACGCCTCGGGGACCGCCCCCATCTCGGCCCAGACGCCCCGCTTGTACAGGTCCCGGCGGTCGAGCCGGTGGGCGAGCGCGGCTGTCGCGTCGCACTGCCGGAGGGCCACGCGCAGCCCGCAGTCGTCCATCCGCCGCAGTTCCGCGGCGTCGATGTCGGTGTGGACGAGCAGCCGCTGGGTCGCCCGCCGGAGCATCGCCTTCGCGATGCGGGCGACGTGGTGGCTGTAGACGGTCGGGTTCATCAGCGCCCGGGCGAGCAGGAGGCTCTCGGCGGTCTGGACGTTGCCCTCGTCGAGAACGAGGTCGCCGTCGACGAACCGCAGCGCCCGCACCAGCCGCTCGGCGTCGATGGTGCCGTAGGGGACGCCCGTGTGGTGGGCGTCCCGGACGAGGTAGTCCATCCGGTCGACGTCGAGTTCGCCGGAGACGATCTGGCCGAGTTCGCCGTCGCCGGCCACGAGGTCCGCCACGGCGCCCGGGTCGAGGTCGTGGTCGTCCAGAGCCCGGGCGACGGGCCCGCTGTCGATGAGGTCGTGAACGTCGTCGTGGTACTTGCCCGTCCGGCGGTGGATGATGTCCTCGATGTTGTGGCTGTAGGGAGCGTGGCCCACGTCGTGGAGCATCGCCGCCGCGCGGACCCGCTCGGCCTGCCGGCCCTCGATGCCGAGGTGGGCCAGCGCCTCGTTGGCGAGGTGGTAGACGCCCAGCGAGTGCTCGAAGCGGGTGTGGTTGGCGGAGGGGTAGACGAAGGTGACCGTCCCGAGCTGTTTGATCC from Halosimplex halophilum includes:
- a CDS encoding HD domain-containing protein: MTTIKDSVHDHIAVEGVAAALLDTPPVQRLRRIKQLGTVTFVYPSANHTRFEHSLGVYHLANEALAHLGIEGRQAERVRAAAMLHDVGHAPYSHNIEDIIHRRTGKYHDDVHDLIDSGPVARALDDHDLDPGAVADLVAGDGELGQIVSGELDVDRMDYLVRDAHHTGVPYGTIDAERLVRALRFVDGDLVLDEGNVQTAESLLLARALMNPTVYSHHVARIAKAMLRRATQRLLVHTDIDAAELRRMDDCGLRVALRQCDATAALAHRLDRRDLYKRGVWAEMGAVPEALLDADQEAIHDHERAVADEANVDPDAVILDVPDRPSMKESSSRVLVNGEVRRLSEQSTLVNALRAAQRDQWRLGVYAPAETAERVGNAAVRTLGLDLDDTRVRDVRPGVHATLDEFN
- a CDS encoding amidohydrolase family protein, which produces MSSTTFEGRILRGREFEPVEGRVVVEDGQITAVEEAPTHSDDIVLPAFVNTHTHIGDSIAKEAGGGLSLEELVAPPDGLKHRLLRQASTEEKVEAMRRSLEFMVDSGTAACIEFREGGVAGVEAFERAVHGLPIDPMVMGRETVEAMEAADGFGASGANDADFSRERTATARAGKPFGIHAGEVDASDINPALDLDPDFLVHMVHAEELHMDRVADSEIPVVVCPRSNLVTDVGFPPIEELLERTTVALGTDNVFLNSPSMFREMEFAAKLADVSARDVLRMATVNGAEIADRNCGLVEPGRDAKLLVLDGDSDNLAGAQDVVRAVVRRAGVADVTDVYLPER